One Vigna unguiculata cultivar IT97K-499-35 chromosome 11, ASM411807v1, whole genome shotgun sequence DNA window includes the following coding sequences:
- the LOC114170264 gene encoding uncharacterized protein LOC114170264, which translates to MSIGKYAAKFDELSKFCPYFHDRVDERFRCSKFESGLKPDIKQAVGSLEISSFPTLVNRCRIYEDDTKARQTQWRQGGPLRHKINDFNNKKPCQRPSNASWNFSGQKHSSPTKNSGITNPIKCFHCGGPHLSRNCTTRTITCFNCGKLGLYCNECKELIKEQGSGGSNNGGKNQLGRLKTTGRVFTMNDTEVVQSEDLIQGKGIINGHLVNVLYDSGEVFYSKELKESTTNHDEISKGSQVYMILTSLKVKEISDINKFSVVCEHLDVFPEDVPGLPPQREIEFTIDLVSGSRPVSIAPYRMSPLEFAELKKQIEELLDKQFIRPSVSP; encoded by the exons aTGTCTATAGGAAAATATGCAGCAAAGTTTGACgagttatcaaaattttgtcCTTACTTTCATGATAGAGTTGATGAACGTTTCCGTTGTTCCAAGTTTGAAAGTGGACTGAAACCTGATATTAAACAAGCAGTTGGTTCTTTAGAGATTTCTTCCTTTCCTACTCTTGTAAAccgttgtaggatttatgaggaTGATACTAAGGCAAGGCAAACTCAATGGAGGCAAGGAGGGCCTTTGAGGcacaaaataaatgattttaataataagaaaccctGCCAACGTCCATCTAATGCTTCATGGAACTTTTCAGGACAAAAACATTCCTCTCCTACCAAGAATTCAGGCATAACCAACCCTATTAAATGTTTCCACTGTGGAGGACCTCATCTGTCAAGAAATTGCACCACAAGAACTATAACTTGCTTCAATTGTGGGAAGTTGGGTCTTTAttgtaatgaatgcaaagagttaATTAAGGAGCAAGGAAGTGGGGGAAGCAACAACGGAGGAAAGAATCAACTTGGAAGACTAAAGACAACCGGAAGAGTCTTTACGATGAATGATACTGAAGTTGTTCAATCTGAAGATCTAATCCAAGGTAAAGGCATCATAAATGGGCATCTCGTTAATGTACTATATGATTCAG GTGAAGTTTTTTACTccaaagaattaaaagagagtactaCCAATCACGATGAAATCTCAAAAGGATCTCAAGTATACATGatcttaacttctttaaaagtcaAGGAAATTTCAGACATTAATAAGTTTTCTGTTGTTTGTGAGCATCTTGATGTTTTCCCTGAGGATGTTCCTGGGTTACCTccacaaagagaaatagaattcaCTATAGACTTAGTATCAGGATCAAGACCTGTGTCTATAGCCCCTTACAGGATGTCACCTCTAGAGTTTGCagagttgaaaaaacaaatagaagaattgtTGGATAAACAATTCATCAGACCTAGTGTTTCTCCCTAG
- the LOC114169870 gene encoding protein translation factor SUI1 homolog isoform X2, producing the protein MSELDAQIPTAFDPFAEANADDSGAGSKEYVHIRVQQRNGRKSLTTVQGLKKEFSYNKILKDVKKEFCCNGTVVQDPELGQVIQLQGDQRKNVSAFLVQAGIVKKEHIKIHGF; encoded by the exons ATGTCTGAATTAGACGCTCAAATTCCTACTGCCTTCG ATCCTTTTGCTGAGGCAAATGCTGATGACTCGGGTGCTGGGTCAAAGGAGTATGTGCATATTCGCGTGCAACAGCGCAATGGTAGGAAAAGCCTGACAACTGTTCAGGGATTGAAAAAAGAATTCAGCTATAACAAGATACTTAAAGACGTTAAGAAAGAGTTCTGTTGCAATGGCACAGTTGTTCAGGACCCAGAACTAGGACAG GTTATTCAACTTCAAGGTGATCAGCGGAAAAATGTTTCTGCCTTCCTAGTCCAG GCTGGTATTGTGAAGAAGGAGCATATCAAGATTCATGGTTTCTGA